In Humulus lupulus chromosome 7, drHumLupu1.1, whole genome shotgun sequence, the following are encoded in one genomic region:
- the LOC133789600 gene encoding uncharacterized protein LOC133789600 — MPSPDKWPDTGLNPIHPPTETILPGRPKKSRNKEADEPPPTTATKARRVGQVNHCSNCKQTGHSRVTCKNATMEPARQKKRGRPPSQNPTTETIKRKERAKRQKQRNGGSTSQTN; from the exons ATGCCTAGCCCAGATAAGTGGCCTGACACTGGTCTGAATCCGATACATCCTCCAACAGAGACAATTTTACCTGGAAGGCCTAAAAAGTCTAGAAACAAAGAGGCAGATGAACCACCACCTACTACTGCAACAAAGGCTAGGAGAGTTGGCCAAGTTAATCACTGCAGCAATTGCAAGCAAACAGGCCATTCACGAGTAACATGCAAGAATGCAACTATGGAG CCTGCAAGGCAAAAAAAGAGAGGAAGACCACCATCTCAGAATCCTACTACTGAAACTATTAAAAGGAAGGAGCGAGCTAAGAGACAGAAGCAAAGGAATGGTGGTTCCACATCTCAGACCAACTAA